One window from the genome of Streptomyces sp. NBC_00287 encodes:
- the pcrA gene encoding DNA helicase PcrA, with amino-acid sequence MSSLFDDSFLADLQTPRGHEEEAPPPPEDEHAPEPVPDDLFGGKFDVPPDRDAYYRDGAPRPAIDAAALIEGLNENQRAAVVHSDTPLLIVAGAGSGKTRVLTHRIAYLLAERNVHPGQILAITFTNKAAGEMKERVEQLVGPRANAMWVMTFHSACVRILRRESKKLGFTSSFSIYDAADSKRLMALVCRDLDLDPKRFPPKSFSAKISNLKNELIDEEDFAAQATDGFEKTLAQAYAMYQSRLREANALDFDDLIMTTVNLLRAFPDVSEHYRRRFRHVLVDEYQDTNHAQYALVRELVGTSEHPVDVPPSEYDLPPAELCVVGDADQSIYAFRGATIRNILQFEEDYPDATTILLEQNYRSTQTILTAANAVIERNESRRPKNLWTNAGAGARITGYVADTEHDEAQFVADEIDRLTDAGDAKAGDVAVFYRTNAQSRVFEEVFIRVGLPYKVVGGVRFYERKEVRDVLAYLRVLANPEDSVPLRRILNVPKRGIGDRAEAMIDALSQREKISFPQALKRVDEAYGMAARSTNAVKRFNALMEELRTIVESGAGPATVLEAVLERTGYLAELQASTDPQDETRIENLQELAAVALEFEQESEEAPAGLAAFLERVALVADSDQIPDEDEDGSGVITLMTLHTAKGLEFPVVFLTGMEDGVFPHMRALGQTKELEEERRLAYVGITRARERLYLTRSSMRSAWGQPSYNPPSRFLEEIPAQHVDWKRTGATSPVSSGPASGVAASLSSSRSRSSASGASGFATRRTSEKPVVSLAVGDRVTHDQFGLGTVMAVKGTGANAEATIDFGDKPKRLLLRYAPVEKL; translated from the coding sequence ATGAGCAGCCTCTTTGACGACAGCTTCCTGGCGGACCTCCAGACCCCTCGTGGGCACGAGGAAGAAGCCCCGCCGCCGCCCGAGGACGAGCACGCCCCGGAGCCGGTTCCGGACGATCTGTTCGGTGGGAAGTTCGACGTGCCGCCGGACCGGGACGCCTACTACCGGGACGGCGCCCCGCGCCCGGCCATCGACGCGGCCGCGCTGATCGAGGGGCTGAACGAGAACCAGCGCGCGGCCGTCGTGCACTCCGACACCCCGTTGCTCATCGTGGCCGGCGCCGGCTCCGGCAAGACGCGCGTGCTCACGCACCGCATCGCCTATCTGCTCGCCGAGCGGAATGTGCACCCCGGGCAGATCCTCGCGATCACCTTCACCAACAAGGCCGCGGGCGAGATGAAGGAGCGCGTCGAGCAGCTCGTCGGCCCGCGCGCGAACGCGATGTGGGTGATGACCTTCCACAGCGCCTGCGTGCGGATCCTCAGGCGCGAGTCGAAGAAGCTCGGCTTCACCTCGTCCTTCTCGATCTACGACGCCGCCGACTCCAAGCGCCTGATGGCCCTGGTCTGCCGTGACCTGGACCTCGACCCCAAGCGCTTCCCGCCCAAGTCCTTCAGCGCCAAGATCTCCAACCTCAAGAACGAGCTGATCGACGAGGAGGACTTCGCCGCTCAAGCCACCGACGGCTTCGAGAAGACCCTCGCCCAGGCGTACGCGATGTACCAGTCCCGCCTGCGCGAGGCGAACGCGCTGGACTTCGACGACCTGATCATGACGACGGTCAATCTGCTGCGCGCCTTCCCGGATGTCTCCGAGCACTACCGCCGCCGCTTCCGGCATGTCCTCGTCGACGAGTACCAAGACACCAACCACGCCCAGTACGCCCTCGTGCGGGAGCTGGTGGGCACTTCCGAGCACCCCGTGGACGTACCGCCCAGCGAGTACGACCTCCCGCCCGCCGAGCTCTGCGTCGTCGGTGACGCCGATCAGTCGATCTACGCCTTCCGCGGCGCGACCATCCGCAACATCCTCCAGTTCGAGGAGGACTACCCGGACGCGACGACGATCCTGCTGGAGCAGAACTACCGCTCCACCCAGACGATCCTCACCGCCGCCAACGCCGTCATCGAGCGCAACGAGTCCCGCCGCCCCAAGAACCTGTGGACCAACGCGGGCGCGGGCGCGCGCATCACCGGCTATGTCGCCGACACCGAGCACGACGAGGCGCAGTTCGTTGCCGACGAGATAGACCGCCTCACGGACGCGGGCGACGCGAAGGCCGGCGATGTCGCCGTCTTCTACCGCACCAACGCTCAGTCCCGAGTCTTCGAAGAGGTCTTCATCCGCGTCGGCCTGCCCTACAAGGTCGTCGGCGGCGTCCGCTTCTACGAGCGCAAGGAGGTCCGGGACGTCCTGGCCTACCTGCGCGTGCTGGCCAACCCGGAGGACTCCGTCCCCCTGCGGCGCATCCTCAACGTCCCCAAGCGGGGCATCGGCGACCGCGCCGAGGCGATGATCGACGCCCTCTCCCAGCGCGAGAAGATCAGCTTCCCGCAGGCCCTCAAACGCGTCGACGAGGCGTACGGCATGGCCGCGCGCTCCACCAACGCCGTCAAGCGGTTCAACGCGCTGATGGAGGAGCTCCGCACGATCGTGGAGTCCGGCGCGGGACCCGCGACCGTCCTCGAGGCCGTCCTCGAACGCACCGGCTATCTCGCCGAGTTGCAGGCCTCCACCGACCCGCAGGACGAGACCCGGATCGAGAACCTCCAGGAACTCGCCGCCGTGGCCCTTGAGTTCGAGCAGGAGTCGGAGGAAGCCCCGGCAGGGCTGGCCGCCTTCCTGGAGCGGGTCGCGCTGGTCGCCGACTCCGACCAGATCCCCGACGAGGACGAGGACGGCTCGGGCGTCATCACCCTGATGACCCTGCACACCGCCAAGGGGCTGGAGTTCCCGGTCGTCTTCCTGACCGGCATGGAGGACGGCGTCTTCCCGCACATGCGCGCCCTCGGCCAGACCAAGGAGCTGGAGGAGGAACGGCGGCTCGCCTACGTCGGCATCACACGCGCGCGTGAACGGCTGTATCTGACGCGCTCGTCGATGCGCAGCGCGTGGGGGCAGCCGTCGTACAACCCGCCCTCCCGCTTCCTGGAGGAGATCCCCGCGCAGCACGTCGACTGGAAGCGCACCGGCGCAACCTCACCGGTGTCCTCCGGTCCCGCGTCCGGTGTGGCGGCCTCGCTGTCGTCGTCCCGTTCGCGCTCCTCGGCGTCCGGCGCGTCCGGCTTCGCCACCCGGCGGACCTCCGAGAAGCCGGTCGTCTCGCTCGCGGTCGGGGACCGGGTGACGCACGACCAGTTCGGGCTCGGCACCGTGATGGCGGTCAAGGGCACGGGCGCCAACGCCGAGGCGACGATCGACTTCGGCGACAAGCCGAAGCGGCTGCTGCTGCGGTACGCGCCGGTGGAGAAGCTGTAG
- a CDS encoding M23 family metallopeptidase: MTTPAPASEADSAHYASYGTQEAQYGDFTTYGHYDATGFQQTTGTFDTDPLFGSMPGENTGSYDSGQWSTGQQTLNYDAYAAQHHASYDTGAYETTAWSAEYQQLSSVPPQSTSPEASGQWDAGAWLQPDQPAGPADQTQHWEWGTQTFDTGAYDATQWNSDGATTGAQEYEEPLSGEAESAATGDTGELHAVAPLLDDEEEATPAAAPVPAPGSRTAARTASRSRRKAPAKRSALLTVAVPSACVMGVAGIAAASVGTLTTDDKDTSTTASDAQAVKPSTANNKLDTQLESLSAGADDFADRASRTQERIDLKAEQEAERKKAAEEAARKERLRPKFALPVAQHGLSAYYGQAGINWMSVHTGIDFPVSYGTPVLAATDGTVRTQWNSAYGNMMIVTAMDGTETWYCHLSTYQVASGTTVKAGDPIAFSGNSGNSTGPHLHFEVRPGGGSAIDPLAWLRSHGLDPS, encoded by the coding sequence ATGACCACCCCGGCTCCGGCTTCCGAAGCCGACTCGGCGCACTACGCGTCGTACGGCACCCAGGAAGCCCAGTACGGCGACTTCACCACGTACGGTCACTACGACGCCACCGGTTTCCAGCAGACCACCGGGACCTTCGACACCGACCCGCTGTTCGGCTCGATGCCGGGCGAGAACACCGGCTCGTACGACTCGGGTCAGTGGTCCACCGGCCAACAGACCCTGAATTACGACGCGTACGCGGCCCAGCACCACGCCTCCTACGACACCGGCGCGTACGAGACGACCGCCTGGTCGGCCGAGTACCAGCAACTGTCCAGCGTTCCACCGCAGTCCACCAGCCCCGAGGCCAGCGGACAGTGGGATGCGGGCGCTTGGCTCCAGCCCGACCAGCCTGCCGGTCCCGCCGACCAGACCCAGCACTGGGAATGGGGCACGCAGACCTTCGACACCGGCGCCTACGACGCCACGCAGTGGAATTCCGACGGCGCCACCACCGGGGCCCAGGAGTACGAGGAACCCCTCTCCGGCGAAGCCGAGTCGGCCGCCACCGGCGACACCGGCGAACTTCACGCCGTAGCCCCCCTCCTCGACGACGAGGAGGAGGCCACCCCGGCGGCCGCCCCCGTCCCGGCCCCGGGCTCCCGCACCGCCGCCCGCACCGCGTCCCGGTCCCGCCGCAAGGCCCCCGCCAAGCGCTCCGCACTGCTGACCGTCGCCGTGCCGTCGGCGTGTGTCATGGGTGTGGCGGGGATCGCCGCCGCCTCCGTCGGCACGCTGACGACCGACGACAAGGACACCTCGACGACCGCGTCGGACGCGCAGGCGGTCAAGCCGTCGACGGCCAACAACAAGCTGGACACCCAGCTGGAGAGCCTCTCGGCCGGTGCCGACGATTTCGCCGACCGGGCCAGCCGGACGCAGGAGCGCATCGACCTCAAGGCCGAGCAGGAGGCCGAGCGGAAGAAGGCGGCCGAGGAAGCGGCCCGCAAGGAGCGGCTGCGCCCGAAGTTCGCCCTGCCGGTCGCGCAGCACGGGCTCAGCGCCTACTACGGCCAGGCCGGCATCAACTGGATGTCCGTGCACACCGGCATCGACTTCCCGGTGTCCTACGGCACTCCGGTGCTGGCCGCGACCGACGGCACTGTGCGCACGCAGTGGAACAGCGCCTACGGCAACATGATGATCGTGACCGCGATGGACGGCACGGAGACGTGGTACTGCCACCTCTCCACGTACCAGGTCGCCTCCGGTACGACGGTGAAGGCCGGCGACCCGATCGCGTTCTCCGGAAACTCCGGCAACTCGACCGGTCCGCACCTGCACTTCGAGGTCCGCCCGGGCGGGGGGTCGGCCATCGACCCGCTGGCCTGGCTGCGCAGCCACGGCCTCGACCCCTCGTAG
- a CDS encoding esterase/lipase family protein, which yields MKVTKAVLPFIPLCQRLLPSRLAGLSMALLKATALEIAILAGHLLLYPSGITQERRTPLPPQGSPDTPHLPTEAKPPVVLLHGFIDNRSVFVLLRRSLAQHGRHQIESLNYSPLTCDIRTAAELLGRHIEEICARTGSKQVDVVGHSLGGLIARYYVQRLGGDLRVRTLVTLGTPHSGTRVVPLANAHPIVRQMRPGSPVLEELTLPAPGCRTHFVSFWSDLDHLMDPLETACIDHPDLLAQNVRVSGVGHLALPVHPAVAAGIRQALDTERTGAEASRAGGLTVA from the coding sequence ATGAAGGTCACCAAGGCAGTGCTGCCCTTTATTCCGCTCTGTCAGCGGCTCCTCCCGAGCCGACTGGCCGGACTGTCCATGGCGCTGTTGAAGGCCACCGCCCTCGAGATCGCGATCCTCGCCGGACACCTCCTCCTCTATCCCTCCGGAATCACCCAGGAGCGCAGGACCCCGCTCCCCCCACAGGGCTCCCCGGACACGCCTCATCTGCCGACCGAGGCGAAGCCCCCGGTGGTGCTGCTGCACGGCTTCATCGACAACCGCTCGGTCTTCGTGCTGCTGCGCCGCAGCCTCGCCCAGCACGGCAGGCACCAGATCGAGTCGCTCAACTACTCGCCACTGACCTGCGACATCCGTACGGCGGCCGAGCTGCTCGGCCGGCACATCGAGGAGATCTGCGCGCGTACGGGCAGCAAGCAGGTGGATGTCGTCGGGCACAGCCTCGGCGGGCTCATCGCCCGCTACTACGTGCAGCGGCTCGGCGGCGACCTCCGCGTCCGCACGCTGGTCACCCTCGGCACCCCGCACTCCGGCACCCGCGTGGTGCCGTTGGCGAACGCGCACCCCATCGTCCGGCAGATGCGCCCCGGCTCGCCGGTGTTGGAGGAGCTGACGCTGCCCGCGCCCGGCTGCCGTACGCACTTCGTCAGTTTCTGGAGCGACCTCGACCACCTGATGGACCCGCTGGAGACGGCCTGCATAGACCACCCCGATCTGCTGGCGCAGAACGTGCGGGTGAGCGGGGTCGGACATCTCGCCCTGCCTGTGCACCCTGCCGTGGCGGCGGGGATACGGCAGGCCCTCGACACCGAGCGGACCGGAGCCGAAGCCTCCCGCGCCGGCGGTCTGACAGTGGCGTGA
- a CDS encoding cobalamin B12-binding domain-containing protein — MGVAAGPIRVVVAKPGLDGHDRGAKVIARALRDAGMEVIYTGLHQTPEQIVDTAIQEDADAIGLSILSGAHNTLFAAVIALLKERDAEDILVFGGGIIPEADIAPLKEKGVAEIFTPGATTQSIVDWVRANVRQTAEA, encoded by the coding sequence ATGGGTGTGGCAGCCGGTCCGATCCGCGTGGTGGTGGCCAAGCCGGGGCTCGACGGCCACGATCGCGGGGCGAAGGTGATCGCGCGGGCGTTGCGCGACGCCGGTATGGAGGTCATCTACACGGGCCTTCACCAGACGCCCGAGCAGATCGTCGACACGGCGATCCAGGAGGACGCCGACGCGATCGGTCTCTCCATCCTCTCCGGCGCCCACAACACGCTGTTCGCCGCGGTGATCGCGCTCCTGAAGGAGCGCGACGCGGAGGACATCCTGGTCTTCGGCGGCGGGATCATCCCGGAGGCGGACATCGCTCCGCTGAAGGAGAAGGGCGTCGCGGAGATCTTCACGCCGGGGGCGACGACGCAGTCGATCGTGGACTGGGTCCGGGCCAACGTGAGGCAGACGGCCGAGGCGTAG
- a CDS encoding DUF5691 domain-containing protein, which translates to MNRTPDAPAWEELVTSALLGTDRRTPPGGDPAREAPVALLDAAAVETVRRRAGLRPARAADRPEPAPEDARPALPSAAARRLALLLADRAGGTGGGRRGTAPDLMELLPQWLTTANAHGYAAPPQMLPALLDAARGRTDLRPAALRFAGPRAVWLARLNPDWRFALRATPGGGTALPGPEDQERVQRLWQEGLFAERVALLAAIRAREPAAARELLATTWATERAEDRLMFLDSLRTGLGPSDEPFLEQALADRSRNVRATAAELLSALPGSALAGRMAVRAGACVAVDRTQDTPTITVEAPHECDPSMERDGVVPKAPAGRGERSWWLGQLVEAAPLGTWPARLGGRTPAEIVALPVADDWQAELHAAWCRAAVRQRDAGWARALLGTPSAPEAGGPGAVSLAERAKLLGTLDAAERAEWVAGFIARHGLSEAFQLLGVCAVPWAAPLGRAVVDALNIARDAGSYPWSFSGVMGLAERCLDPSEASRLDGLLAVPDESEDASPGAGGYWAEAFQRLVTTLRLRAAMIEELGSAQVNG; encoded by the coding sequence ATGAACAGGACCCCGGACGCGCCCGCCTGGGAAGAGCTCGTCACCAGCGCCCTGCTCGGCACCGACCGTCGCACCCCGCCGGGCGGCGACCCGGCCCGGGAGGCACCGGTCGCCCTGCTGGACGCGGCGGCCGTGGAGACCGTACGGCGCCGGGCGGGCCTGCGTCCCGCGCGCGCGGCGGACCGCCCCGAACCGGCCCCCGAGGATGCCCGCCCCGCGCTGCCCTCGGCGGCGGCCCGCAGGCTGGCGCTGCTGCTGGCCGACCGCGCGGGAGGTACGGGCGGCGGGCGCAGAGGCACGGCACCGGACCTCATGGAGCTGCTGCCCCAGTGGCTGACGACGGCCAACGCCCACGGCTACGCGGCGCCCCCGCAGATGCTGCCCGCCCTGCTGGACGCGGCCCGGGGACGGACGGACCTACGCCCTGCGGCACTGCGCTTCGCGGGCCCGCGCGCGGTGTGGCTCGCCCGGCTGAACCCGGACTGGCGGTTCGCCCTGCGCGCGACGCCCGGTGGCGGCACCGCACTGCCCGGCCCCGAGGACCAGGAGAGGGTGCAACGGCTGTGGCAGGAGGGACTGTTCGCCGAGCGGGTCGCCCTGCTCGCCGCGATCCGCGCGCGTGAGCCCGCCGCCGCGCGGGAGTTGCTCGCGACGACCTGGGCCACGGAGCGGGCCGAGGACCGGCTGATGTTCCTGGACTCGCTGCGGACCGGGCTCGGCCCGTCGGACGAGCCGTTCCTGGAGCAGGCGCTGGCCGACCGGAGCCGCAATGTGCGGGCGACGGCGGCGGAGTTGCTCTCGGCGCTGCCCGGATCGGCGCTGGCCGGGCGGATGGCGGTGCGGGCCGGGGCGTGCGTGGCCGTGGACCGCACCCAGGACACCCCGACGATCACTGTTGAAGCGCCGCACGAGTGTGATCCGAGCATGGAGCGCGACGGTGTCGTACCCAAGGCTCCGGCGGGACGCGGGGAACGGTCGTGGTGGCTGGGACAGTTGGTGGAGGCGGCACCGCTAGGCACCTGGCCGGCGCGGCTGGGCGGCCGTACACCCGCCGAGATCGTGGCGCTTCCGGTGGCGGACGACTGGCAGGCCGAGCTGCACGCGGCCTGGTGCCGGGCGGCCGTACGACAGCGGGACGCCGGGTGGGCGCGGGCGCTGCTCGGGACGCCGTCGGCGCCGGAGGCCGGCGGGCCCGGGGCGGTGTCGCTGGCCGAGCGGGCGAAGCTGCTGGGCACGCTGGACGCGGCCGAACGGGCCGAGTGGGTCGCCGGTTTCATCGCGCGGCACGGGCTGTCCGAGGCGTTCCAGCTGCTGGGGGTGTGTGCCGTGCCATGGGCCGCGCCGCTCGGGCGGGCGGTCGTCGACGCGCTCAATATCGCGCGGGACGCGGGGAGTTATCCATGGAGTTTCAGCGGAGTGATGGGGCTGGCCGAACGCTGCCTGGACCCGTCGGAGGCAAGCCGCCTCGACGGCCTGCTGGCCGTACCGGACGAATCGGAGGACGCGTCGCCGGGGGCCGGGGGGTATTGGGCGGAGGCGTTCCAACGGCTGGTCACGACGCTGCGGTTGCGGGCGGCGATGATCGAGGAGTTGGGGTCGGCCCAGGTCAATGGCTGA
- a CDS encoding SWIM zinc finger family protein, with protein MTQQGVRWSAEQVLALAPDAASRKAGGKLGAAGPWSEAGSTEEGTVWGLCKGSGSKPYQTVVDIADASGPAYKCSCPSRKFPCKHALGLLLLWAGGDGAVPQGQPPDWAEEWMEGRKKRAEQKRAEGGSGSSSGSADPEAARRRAERRAEKVTAGATELEQRLADLLRGGLAGAEQAGYGLWEETAARMVDAQASGLAARVRELGAIPSSGPGWPVRLLEECALLHLLDQGWLHRERLPEELAATVRSRIGLPASPEGPPIRDHWLVLAQYDTADTRLTTRRIWLHGADSTHTALLLSYGAAGRAPELALPVGLTLEAEVSPYPGAGQLRASLGERFAAPAPTAIRPPGLTTAQAAARYGEALRDDPWLDSVPVTLERVIPTPDGESWQLADADADTALPLTPSARSRPGLWKLVALSGGGPVKVFGECGHRGFTPLAAWPQGPGEAVQLC; from the coding sequence ATGACTCAGCAGGGGGTGCGCTGGAGCGCGGAACAGGTGCTGGCACTGGCGCCTGACGCCGCATCACGCAAAGCGGGCGGCAAACTCGGCGCGGCCGGGCCGTGGTCCGAGGCGGGCAGTACTGAGGAGGGGACGGTGTGGGGGCTGTGCAAGGGCAGTGGCAGCAAGCCGTATCAGACGGTCGTCGACATCGCGGACGCGTCGGGGCCCGCGTACAAGTGCAGTTGTCCGAGCCGGAAGTTCCCGTGCAAACACGCGCTCGGGCTGCTGTTGCTGTGGGCGGGCGGGGACGGAGCCGTGCCGCAGGGTCAGCCGCCGGACTGGGCGGAAGAGTGGATGGAGGGCAGAAAGAAGCGCGCGGAGCAGAAGCGGGCGGAGGGCGGTTCCGGGTCCTCGTCCGGCTCGGCTGATCCGGAGGCGGCGCGGCGGCGGGCGGAGCGCCGGGCCGAGAAGGTCACCGCGGGGGCGACGGAGCTGGAGCAGCGGCTGGCGGATCTGCTGCGCGGCGGGCTGGCCGGCGCGGAGCAGGCGGGGTACGGGCTGTGGGAGGAGACCGCGGCCCGCATGGTCGACGCCCAGGCGTCGGGACTGGCGGCGCGCGTCCGGGAGTTGGGGGCGATCCCGTCCTCCGGGCCCGGCTGGCCGGTGCGGCTGCTGGAGGAGTGCGCGCTGCTCCACCTCCTCGACCAGGGCTGGCTGCACCGCGAGCGGCTGCCGGAGGAATTGGCGGCGACGGTCCGCTCCCGTATCGGCCTGCCCGCCTCACCCGAGGGTCCGCCGATCCGCGACCACTGGCTGGTCCTCGCCCAGTACGACACGGCGGACACCCGCCTGACCACCCGCCGGATCTGGCTCCACGGTGCCGACTCGACCCACACCGCACTGCTCCTCTCCTACGGCGCCGCGGGTCGCGCTCCGGAGCTCGCGCTGCCGGTCGGGCTGACCCTGGAGGCGGAGGTGTCCCCTTATCCGGGCGCAGGCCAGTTGCGGGCGTCGCTCGGCGAGCGGTTCGCCGCGCCCGCGCCCACTGCGATACGTCCGCCAGGCTTGACGACAGCGCAGGCGGCCGCCCGCTACGGCGAGGCGCTGCGGGACGACCCCTGGCTGGACTCGGTCCCGGTGACGCTGGAGCGGGTGATACCGACTCCGGACGGCGAGTCCTGGCAACTGGCGGATGCCGACGCGGACACGGCCCTGCCGCTCACACCCAGCGCCCGCTCCCGCCCCGGCCTGTGGAAGCTGGTCGCCCTCTCGGGCGGCGGGCCGGTCAAGGTCTTCGGCGAGTGCGGCCACCGGGGCTTCACCCCGCTCGCGGCCTGGCCGCAGGGGCCGGGCGAGGCGGTGCAGCTGTGCTGA
- a CDS encoding ATP-binding protein, which yields MPVSAAPTSADTRESAPTEALRPHAENAFAAELTALAAQDDRPRPARWKLSPWAVATYLLGGTLPDGTVITPKYVGPRRIVEVAVTTLATDRALLLLGVPGTAKTWVSEHLAAAVSGDSTLLVQGTAGTPEEAIRYGWNYAQLLAHGPSRDALVPSPVMRAMAEGMTARVEELTRIPADVQDTLITILSEKTLPIPELGQEVQAVRGFNLIATANDRDRGVNDLSSALRRRFNTVVLPLPESVDAEVDIVSRRVDQIGRSLDLPAVPEGIDEIRRVVTVFRELRDGVTSDGRTKVKSPSGTLSTAEAISVVTSGLALAAHFGDGVLRPGDIAAGILGAVVRDPAADRVVWQEYLEAVVRERDGWTDFYRACREVSA from the coding sequence ATGCCTGTGTCCGCAGCACCGACATCCGCCGATACTCGCGAGAGCGCACCGACCGAGGCATTGCGACCGCACGCCGAGAACGCCTTCGCGGCCGAGCTGACCGCGCTTGCCGCGCAGGACGACCGCCCGCGCCCGGCCCGCTGGAAGCTGTCGCCATGGGCCGTGGCGACCTACCTGCTCGGCGGCACCCTGCCGGACGGCACGGTGATCACTCCGAAGTACGTGGGGCCGCGCCGCATCGTCGAGGTCGCCGTCACCACCCTCGCCACCGACCGCGCCCTGCTCCTGCTCGGCGTGCCCGGCACCGCCAAGACCTGGGTGTCCGAGCATCTGGCCGCGGCCGTGAGCGGTGACTCGACCCTGCTGGTGCAGGGCACCGCCGGCACCCCGGAGGAGGCGATCCGGTACGGCTGGAACTACGCGCAGCTGCTCGCGCACGGCCCGAGCCGGGACGCGCTGGTGCCGAGCCCCGTCATGCGGGCCATGGCGGAGGGCATGACGGCCCGGGTCGAGGAGCTGACCCGGATCCCGGCCGACGTACAGGACACGCTCATCACCATCCTGTCGGAGAAGACCCTGCCCATCCCGGAGCTGGGCCAGGAGGTCCAGGCCGTGCGCGGCTTCAACCTCATCGCCACCGCCAACGACCGCGACCGCGGCGTCAACGACCTGTCCAGCGCCCTGCGCCGCCGCTTCAACACCGTCGTGCTGCCGCTGCCGGAGAGCGTCGACGCCGAGGTCGACATCGTCTCCCGGCGCGTCGACCAGATCGGCCGCTCCCTCGACCTGCCGGCCGTGCCCGAGGGCATCGACGAGATCCGCCGGGTCGTGACCGTCTTCCGCGAGCTGCGCGACGGGGTGACCTCCGACGGCCGGACAAAGGTGAAGTCGCCCAGCGGCACCCTCTCCACGGCCGAGGCGATCTCCGTCGTCACGAGCGGCCTCGCGCTCGCCGCCCACTTCGGGGACGGCGTCCTGCGGCCGGGCGACATCGCCGCGGGCATTCTCGGCGCCGTGGTCCGCGATCCGGCGGCCGACCGGGTCGTCTGGCAGGAGTACCTGGAAGCGGTCGTCCGCGAGCGCGACGGCTGGACCGACTTCTACCG